A region from the Lentimonas sp. CC4 genome encodes:
- a CDS encoding acetyl-CoA hydrolase/transferase family protein, with the protein MTMLEDSRYKVMTADEAAALINNEDILGFSGFTPAGAAKEIPTAIARRANAEHDAGRDFKIGVVTGASTGDSLDGELARANAVLFRTPYQSDKSLRAAINKGETKFFDMHLSMLPQAARYGFLGKIKYAVVEAASVSEDGEIVLTTSVGASNTFCGVADHILIELNEAHPEELSGLHDIYEPLDPPHRREIPVYKCSDRFGSPTLKVDPAKIVGIVKTNRPDEVGGFKETDAVTAKIGENVADFLADELKAGRIPEEFLPIQSGVGNIANAVLGALGANESIPPFEMYSEVIQDSVIGLMRSGDITFASATSLTVSPPFLKEVYEDLDFFKQRMVLRPQEISNHPEAVRRLGIISINTAIEVDIWGNVNSTHVMGNNLMNGIGGSGDFTRNAYISIFTCPSIAKGGAISTIVPMVAHLDHSEHSVQVIITEQGIADLRGKDPVQRATEIVENCVHPEYREQLHAYFANVKDGHTPQTLRTCFAMHETFLEKKDMRGVDWSSKYSKD; encoded by the coding sequence ATGACCATGTTAGAAGATTCCAGATATAAAGTGATGACTGCCGATGAAGCGGCTGCATTGATTAATAATGAGGATATCCTCGGCTTCAGCGGATTCACTCCTGCTGGTGCTGCCAAGGAAATCCCGACCGCAATCGCGCGTCGCGCAAACGCAGAACACGATGCAGGTCGTGATTTTAAGATTGGAGTTGTTACGGGTGCATCCACAGGCGATAGCCTCGATGGTGAGCTTGCTCGCGCTAATGCGGTCTTGTTTCGCACTCCGTATCAGAGTGATAAGTCACTTCGCGCTGCGATCAACAAGGGTGAAACTAAGTTCTTCGACATGCACCTTTCGATGCTGCCGCAGGCTGCTCGTTATGGTTTCCTTGGTAAAATCAAATATGCTGTGGTTGAAGCCGCTTCCGTCAGTGAAGATGGTGAGATCGTGCTGACTACAAGTGTTGGTGCGAGTAATACCTTCTGTGGTGTTGCTGATCATATTCTGATTGAGCTCAATGAAGCGCATCCAGAAGAATTGAGCGGATTGCATGACATCTACGAGCCACTTGATCCGCCGCACCGTCGCGAGATCCCAGTTTACAAGTGCAGCGACCGTTTTGGCTCGCCAACATTGAAAGTCGACCCTGCGAAGATCGTCGGTATCGTTAAGACCAACCGTCCAGACGAAGTCGGTGGTTTTAAAGAAACCGATGCTGTGACTGCCAAGATCGGTGAGAACGTCGCCGATTTCCTTGCGGACGAGCTCAAAGCTGGCCGTATCCCTGAAGAATTCCTCCCGATCCAATCGGGTGTGGGTAACATTGCCAACGCGGTGCTTGGTGCACTCGGTGCCAACGAGAGCATTCCTCCGTTTGAAATGTATTCAGAAGTGATTCAAGACAGTGTCATCGGCTTGATGCGCAGCGGCGATATCACTTTCGCTAGTGCGACTTCATTGACTGTATCGCCTCCGTTCTTGAAGGAAGTGTATGAGGATCTTGATTTCTTCAAGCAACGCATGGTGCTCCGTCCGCAAGAAATTTCCAATCACCCGGAAGCCGTTCGCCGTCTCGGTATCATCTCGATCAATACAGCGATCGAAGTGGATATCTGGGGGAATGTGAACTCCACGCACGTGATGGGTAACAACTTGATGAACGGTATCGGTGGTTCGGGTGACTTCACTCGTAACGCTTATATTTCCATCTTCACTTGCCCATCGATTGCGAAGGGTGGAGCGATCAGCACAATCGTGCCAATGGTGGCTCACCTCGACCACAGTGAGCACTCTGTGCAGGTGATCATCACCGAGCAGGGCATCGCCGATCTGCGCGGTAAGGACCCTGTTCAACGTGCGACTGAGATCGTCGAGAACTGTGTGCACCCAGAATACCGCGAGCAACTGCACGCATATTTCGCTAATGTTAAGGATGGTCATACGCCACAGACACTTCGCACATGCTTTGCGATGCATGAGACATTCCTGGAGAAGAAGGACATGCGCGGCGTCGATTGGTCTTCGAAGTATTCGAAAGACTAA
- a CDS encoding response regulator transcription factor codes for MKKVIVIEDQTILRDLICQLVESYTGMEVIAQAGCGADGYELCIEHKPDLVILDIMLPNLSGSEVLRRLKAKNPKINILIFSAAASNSMVNRLLKAGVTGYIEKDAGLAELEKAISLVSEGRSYFSPRIVDAMRELMINGGQDDSLDSLTSREREIVQLIAESYSNKEIAAKLGMSVRTADTHRTNIMKKLDLHDVAALTRWAIANKLVNPIGGDMSTAEV; via the coding sequence ATGAAAAAAGTCATCGTCATCGAAGACCAAACCATCCTGCGAGATCTAATCTGCCAACTAGTAGAAAGTTACACAGGAATGGAAGTGATTGCCCAAGCTGGCTGTGGAGCTGACGGCTATGAACTATGCATCGAGCACAAGCCCGACCTGGTCATCCTCGACATCATGCTGCCCAACTTATCCGGCAGTGAAGTGCTCCGTCGCCTCAAAGCAAAGAACCCAAAAATCAACATCCTGATCTTCTCCGCAGCGGCCTCCAACAGCATGGTCAATCGCCTACTCAAGGCAGGCGTTACCGGATACATCGAAAAAGATGCAGGCCTCGCAGAACTCGAAAAAGCAATTTCCCTCGTCTCCGAAGGACGCTCTTACTTTAGTCCTCGCATCGTTGATGCCATGCGTGAGCTAATGATCAACGGCGGCCAAGACGACTCCCTGGATTCGCTCACCTCAAGAGAGCGCGAGATCGTGCAACTCATCGCAGAAAGCTACAGCAACAAGGAAATCGCCGCAAAGCTTGGTATGAGCGTTCGCACCGCCGACACCCATCGCACCAACATCATGAAGAAGCTGGATCTACACGATGTAGCCGCTCTGACCCGCTGGGCGATCGCCAACAAACTGGTTAACCCCATCGGCGGAGACATGAGCACTGCCGAGGTCTAA
- a CDS encoding S24/S26 family peptidase, with protein MKTTTLLAIITLSLTAVFSANAAPKSSAPFAKALQDAEMIASLNPEWSVQRTTGDSMGDFYGDNSLILVQAASIKDIRVGMMVVYRSPEGELIAHKVAAHNGNSLTTTGVSNWSVDPFPVTNDMIVGTVFSVFHTSGAPSGQVLASNGQPLPTALCKTF; from the coding sequence ATGAAAACAACCACTCTACTCGCAATCATCACCCTCAGCCTTACAGCGGTCTTTTCAGCCAATGCTGCACCGAAGTCTTCCGCTCCATTTGCAAAAGCACTTCAAGACGCTGAGATGATTGCCTCCCTCAACCCAGAGTGGAGTGTGCAGCGCACAACAGGAGATTCCATGGGTGACTTTTACGGCGACAACTCGCTGATCCTCGTTCAAGCAGCCAGCATCAAAGACATCCGCGTCGGCATGATGGTTGTTTACCGCTCACCAGAAGGCGAACTCATCGCCCACAAAGTAGCTGCACACAACGGCAACTCGCTCACAACAACCGGAGTCTCCAATTGGAGCGTTGACCCCTTCCCTGTCACAAACGACATGATTGTCGGCACCGTATTCAGCGTATTTCACACATCAGGTGCTCCAAGTGGCCAAGTGCTCGCTTCGAATGGCCAACCACTCCCAACTGCACTCTGCAAAACATTTTAA
- a CDS encoding mechanosensitive ion channel domain-containing protein, which yields MTKRRPLHKTLVVLAAAISCALNTFAQEAPTTAAAPQASNATAPATLSSRAAAIQNAQQALLTLQADTTLDEAARTLQQEALTDAIQHYNNAEGNEAKTAALKATAQTAKTDIATTQQQLEDLSTVQQARIISDVHDLEALEQQAETARDSLTELNQSKIELQKTLEELERRPQEITSRLVKANGELNSINAALTVNQSEKSTNLSKQTLLAAQKDDLTTEIEMLRQEVAGQSDQNALINSKVLLTGRQIENTKAALDSIDHKLNRARMSKAERVIAEVADLVEAAAGKGEQVDQLSAEVTELAQDLKESTNQLQALNRSYDEMIERTADLHTKFSQFEREINIGGLDGILSKVYIEQRRALPSIQQVSFSIKQRVNELRNTRLKEFSLHARVLNQKEYRKQFRAPLEAEVEALLDQRNALLKQAADQQRAIFKYMTNVDLAERDYAAVLKKVRTYFNEKLFWKKSSAPLWEIQSIDIGGAAKWLIGMDRLVELQRRLSTSIQTHRYQSGFFAIILAGLILSRPRIKRLVKERGRRIQNTSTDCFSNTWWAAYGTVLLSLPIPLVIGALSWTLGQDPHSSDWLQGISKGLHWCFIIATWTCFLIACCAREGLGINHFGWHKESARNLRRCLYSFLIICIPSMLVVCSMVYEETALHFDSVGRIGFIMIMVWAFWILRRLLKPTDGIFSQYQSENPDRFETRTAPLWSLLLIASPIALIILTVQGYFITSLALALELLAIIGLITFGSVCYYFALRWFMIKERKIALEEAIKERNERIEANRKKDDSEQSTEPTAPAGTPELDLEKVGQQTRSMLRSLFTIAVIVEIWFLVTHTLPIDEALGSISYRGWLRPLDLFYASAILIIMTVVVKNLPGLLELSGLRQSKLDVGARYAITTISQYIAGAFGLALVCNVLHVNWSMFGWIATALSVGLGFGLQEIVSNFVCGIILLFERPIRIGDIITINNVTGTVSRIRMRATTIINWDRQELIVPNKQFISDALINWTLTNSVNRTIITVGVAYGTDTIRAKEILTQIAKQHPLTLEDPAPLATFEEFGDSSLLLRLRVYLPDLTDRINVISNLHDTIDQRFKAAGIEIAFPQQDLHIRSIDDTVIQNTGIQKP from the coding sequence ATGACAAAACGACGACCTCTACATAAAACCCTCGTGGTCTTAGCCGCAGCCATCAGTTGTGCGCTCAATACATTTGCTCAAGAAGCACCCACGACCGCAGCCGCACCCCAAGCCAGTAATGCGACCGCGCCAGCCACGCTAAGTAGCCGAGCTGCCGCCATCCAAAATGCCCAACAAGCACTTTTAACGCTGCAGGCAGACACCACCCTCGATGAGGCAGCACGCACACTGCAACAAGAGGCGCTCACCGACGCCATTCAGCATTATAATAATGCAGAAGGTAACGAAGCGAAAACAGCTGCCCTGAAAGCGACTGCCCAGACAGCAAAGACTGACATCGCGACCACACAACAACAGCTAGAAGACCTATCCACCGTTCAACAAGCGAGAATCATCAGCGATGTCCACGACCTAGAGGCACTCGAGCAACAAGCTGAAACCGCGCGCGACAGTTTAACAGAGCTGAATCAATCTAAGATTGAGCTCCAGAAAACACTCGAAGAACTAGAACGGCGCCCACAAGAGATTACCTCACGACTCGTCAAAGCCAATGGTGAGTTAAATAGCATCAACGCAGCGTTAACAGTCAACCAGAGTGAAAAAAGCACTAATCTCAGCAAACAAACATTACTCGCCGCACAAAAAGATGATCTCACCACTGAAATCGAAATGCTCAGACAAGAAGTCGCCGGGCAAAGTGACCAAAATGCACTGATCAACAGCAAAGTGCTACTCACTGGTAGACAAATTGAGAATACTAAAGCCGCCTTAGACAGCATAGACCATAAGCTCAATCGCGCACGTATGTCTAAGGCAGAGCGCGTCATCGCCGAAGTCGCCGACTTAGTCGAAGCCGCCGCGGGCAAAGGAGAGCAAGTCGACCAACTCTCAGCCGAAGTTACAGAGCTAGCCCAGGACCTCAAAGAATCCACCAACCAACTACAAGCACTCAATCGCTCCTACGACGAAATGATTGAGCGCACCGCGGATCTACATACGAAATTTAGCCAATTCGAACGAGAGATTAATATCGGTGGGTTAGATGGCATTCTCAGTAAAGTCTATATCGAGCAGCGTCGAGCACTCCCAAGTATACAACAGGTCTCATTTTCCATCAAACAACGTGTCAATGAGCTTAGAAACACTCGCTTAAAAGAATTCTCATTGCATGCCAGAGTTCTAAATCAAAAAGAATATAGGAAGCAGTTCCGAGCACCATTGGAAGCCGAGGTCGAAGCGCTACTCGACCAGCGTAACGCATTGCTGAAACAAGCCGCCGATCAGCAGAGGGCTATTTTTAAATACATGACGAATGTCGATCTCGCGGAAAGAGATTACGCCGCCGTCCTTAAAAAAGTCAGAACTTATTTTAACGAAAAGCTCTTCTGGAAGAAAAGCTCCGCCCCCCTCTGGGAGATTCAATCAATCGATATAGGAGGCGCGGCTAAGTGGCTCATTGGTATGGACCGTCTCGTCGAGCTCCAACGCCGCCTAAGCACCTCAATACAAACCCACCGCTACCAAAGTGGATTCTTCGCAATCATATTGGCCGGACTCATTCTCTCTCGTCCACGCATCAAAAGATTAGTCAAAGAACGCGGAAGACGTATCCAAAACACCTCGACCGATTGTTTTTCAAACACTTGGTGGGCCGCGTATGGCACCGTGCTGCTCTCGTTGCCAATCCCATTAGTCATAGGCGCCCTATCTTGGACACTCGGCCAAGACCCACACTCTTCTGACTGGCTACAAGGCATCAGCAAAGGCTTACACTGGTGCTTTATAATCGCGACATGGACATGCTTCTTAATCGCATGCTGCGCAAGAGAGGGCCTAGGGATCAACCATTTCGGCTGGCATAAAGAGAGCGCCCGCAACCTCCGGCGCTGCCTCTATTCATTCCTAATCATCTGTATCCCCAGCATGCTCGTAGTATGCAGCATGGTCTATGAGGAGACAGCATTGCACTTCGACTCAGTCGGCCGCATCGGCTTCATCATGATCATGGTCTGGGCATTCTGGATATTGAGGCGCCTCCTCAAACCCACTGACGGCATCTTCTCGCAATACCAGAGTGAAAACCCTGATCGCTTCGAAACCAGAACTGCCCCGCTCTGGTCACTACTGCTCATCGCAAGCCCCATCGCACTCATCATTCTAACCGTCCAAGGTTATTTTATAACATCCTTGGCCCTCGCACTCGAGCTACTCGCAATCATCGGCCTGATCACATTTGGCAGTGTTTGCTATTATTTCGCCCTGCGTTGGTTCATGATCAAAGAGCGAAAAATCGCGCTCGAAGAAGCGATTAAAGAACGCAACGAACGTATTGAAGCAAACCGTAAAAAAGACGATTCCGAGCAAAGCACTGAACCCACAGCTCCAGCAGGCACCCCAGAATTAGACCTAGAAAAAGTCGGCCAACAAACACGCAGCATGCTGCGCTCACTGTTCACGATCGCTGTGATTGTTGAAATCTGGTTCTTAGTCACGCACACACTTCCGATCGACGAAGCGCTCGGATCGATCTCATATCGAGGCTGGTTGCGCCCGCTCGATCTATTCTATGCATCTGCTATCCTCATCATCATGACTGTTGTCGTGAAGAATCTACCGGGGCTATTAGAGTTAAGCGGCTTACGTCAATCCAAGTTGGATGTGGGTGCTCGCTATGCGATCACCACAATTTCTCAATACATCGCTGGCGCCTTTGGCTTGGCACTTGTTTGTAATGTATTACACGTCAACTGGTCGATGTTTGGCTGGATCGCAACCGCATTGAGTGTCGGCCTAGGCTTTGGATTACAAGAAATTGTCTCTAATTTTGTCTGCGGTATTATTCTTCTTTTTGAACGCCCGATACGAATCGGCGACATTATTACCATTAATAATGTCACAGGCACCGTCTCGCGTATTCGCATGCGTGCCACAACCATAATCAACTGGGATCGCCAAGAACTCATCGTGCCCAACAAACAGTTCATCTCCGATGCACTGATCAATTGGACACTGACGAATTCAGTGAACCGAACCATTATTACCGTAGGCGTGGCTTATGGCACTGATACGATTCGCGCCAAAGAGATTCTCACTCAAATAGCAAAGCAACACCCACTAACATTAGAAGACCCGGCACCTCTAGCCACTTTCGAAGAGTTTGGTGACAGCTCACTGCTCTTGCGCCTACGTGTTTACCTCCCCGACTTAACTGATCGTATTAACGTCATCTCAAATTTACACGACACCATCGACCAACGCTTCAAGGCCGCCGGTATCGAAATCGCATTCCCACAACAGGATCTACACATTCGGTCGATAGATGACACGGTGATTCAAAATACAGGAATTCAGAAACCTTAA
- a CDS encoding sodium ion-translocating decarboxylase subunit beta: MIELFEQLYGNTGFAFLDWRMLVMWVVVAVLLYLAVYKKFEPLLLVPIAFGAMLANLPTQGIINKPASVVRAPVSGEVLVVGAQEGQTVQLNAVEKVLPETAGDLGAESLVALLAGEQVGEYGTNTLLYVMRDRNSNPAEDVGTLLIGDVSLVDSDVLVWADATGRVVSADTKVGDALTKGAVLTELNSEHTGGLFHYIQLGILLELFPPLIFLGVGALTDFGPLIANPRMLLLGGAAQFGVFATFIGAQFLGFSDQASGAIGIIGGADGPTSIFLANSLAPELLAPIAVAAYSYMALVPVIQPPIMRALTTKAERKIRMKSLRKVSRLEKLVFAVVVTVACILLVPPASPLIGMLMFGNFLRECNVTERLSKAAQNELINVITIFLGTSVGVTMTGDRFLRAETLGILLLGIVAFGIATSCGVLMAKAMNVFSKNKINPLIGSAGVSAVPMAARVSQVEGQKADPSNFLLMHAMGPNVAGVIGTALVAGFFLTLLSNSGH; the protein is encoded by the coding sequence ATGATTGAACTATTCGAACAACTTTACGGTAACACAGGCTTTGCCTTTCTTGACTGGCGCATGCTGGTCATGTGGGTGGTGGTTGCTGTGCTTCTCTATCTTGCTGTCTATAAAAAGTTTGAGCCGTTGCTGCTGGTCCCTATCGCATTTGGCGCAATGCTCGCAAACTTACCGACACAAGGTATTATTAATAAACCTGCTAGCGTGGTTCGCGCCCCGGTCTCAGGTGAGGTGTTGGTCGTTGGTGCTCAAGAAGGGCAGACAGTTCAATTAAATGCGGTAGAGAAAGTGTTGCCTGAAACGGCAGGCGATCTCGGCGCAGAGTCACTTGTCGCATTACTGGCAGGTGAGCAAGTGGGTGAGTATGGCACGAACACATTGTTATATGTGATGCGTGACCGTAATTCAAATCCTGCTGAGGATGTGGGGACTCTATTGATTGGCGATGTATCGCTGGTTGATTCAGATGTCTTGGTATGGGCAGATGCCACCGGTCGTGTGGTTTCTGCCGATACTAAAGTCGGTGATGCGCTCACTAAGGGCGCAGTGCTGACCGAGTTGAATAGTGAACATACCGGTGGCTTGTTTCACTACATTCAGCTTGGTATCTTGCTTGAGCTCTTCCCGCCGTTGATTTTCCTCGGAGTGGGAGCATTGACGGACTTTGGTCCACTCATTGCAAACCCCCGCATGCTGTTGCTCGGTGGGGCGGCTCAGTTCGGTGTCTTCGCGACGTTCATCGGTGCGCAATTCCTCGGATTCTCGGATCAAGCCTCGGGCGCGATCGGTATTATCGGGGGAGCCGATGGGCCGACCTCGATCTTCCTGGCCAATTCCTTGGCGCCAGAGCTGTTGGCACCCATTGCGGTGGCTGCCTATAGTTACATGGCGCTCGTTCCTGTCATTCAACCACCCATTATGCGTGCGTTGACGACTAAAGCAGAGCGTAAGATCCGCATGAAGAGCCTGCGCAAGGTCAGTCGTCTAGAGAAGCTCGTCTTTGCTGTGGTTGTCACTGTTGCATGTATCTTGCTTGTTCCGCCAGCGTCTCCGTTGATCGGTATGTTGATGTTCGGTAACTTCCTGCGTGAGTGTAATGTGACCGAGCGCCTGAGTAAGGCTGCTCAGAATGAGTTGATCAATGTCATCACCATCTTCCTCGGCACTAGTGTCGGTGTCACGATGACAGGCGATCGCTTCCTACGTGCCGAGACACTCGGCATTTTACTTCTTGGCATTGTTGCTTTCGGTATCGCTACCTCTTGTGGCGTGTTGATGGCGAAAGCAATGAATGTGTTCTCAAAGAATAAAATTAATCCACTCATCGGCTCGGCCGGTGTGAGTGCGGTGCCAATGGCCGCACGTGTCAGCCAGGTCGAAGGCCAGAAGGCAGATCCGAGTAACTTCCTACTCATGCATGCGATGGGCCCGAATGTTGCGGGTGTGATCGGCACTGCATTGGTTGCAGGTTTCTTCCTCACGCTTCTTTCGAACTCCGGCCACTAA
- the meaB gene encoding methylmalonyl Co-A mutase-associated GTPase MeaB, whose protein sequence is MSSPRKIARRREPDIDALVAGVCAGERSHLAMAITLVESSAPKHRLPAQQLMQRILPHTGGAMRVGMTGVPGAGKSTFIEALGMSLCDQGKKVAVLAVDPSSSINGGSILGDKTRMEDLSRHENAFIRPSPSGRSLGGVAARTREGLLLCEAAGYDVILVETVGVGQSETAVRTMTDFFLLLQIAGAGDELQGIKKGVIELADAIVVNKADGDNKMKADMARVEYSRVLHFLHPFTPGWKPKAMACSALEGEGVEKVWELVMQFRDEMTATGVFEKRRQEQNVDWFNSLLQLAVMQRFTEQNGPRIQNMETAVGLGEIPVSMALSELLDA, encoded by the coding sequence ATGTCATCACCTAGAAAAATAGCACGCCGTCGAGAACCTGATATTGATGCTCTAGTTGCAGGAGTCTGCGCTGGAGAACGTAGCCATTTGGCCATGGCGATCACTTTAGTGGAGAGCTCGGCGCCCAAGCACCGCTTGCCTGCTCAGCAGCTCATGCAGCGTATTTTGCCGCACACTGGCGGCGCAATGCGTGTGGGTATGACGGGTGTTCCCGGGGCAGGGAAGAGCACGTTTATCGAAGCACTCGGCATGTCGCTCTGTGACCAGGGTAAAAAAGTTGCCGTGCTTGCTGTTGACCCGAGTAGCTCCATCAATGGCGGTAGTATTCTAGGCGACAAGACCCGTATGGAGGATCTATCCCGTCATGAGAACGCCTTCATTCGCCCATCACCTTCCGGCCGAAGCCTCGGAGGTGTCGCTGCGCGCACACGCGAGGGGCTTTTGCTCTGTGAAGCTGCCGGCTATGATGTGATTCTGGTCGAGACCGTCGGTGTGGGCCAAAGCGAAACCGCCGTGCGCACCATGACGGACTTTTTCCTCCTCCTGCAAATCGCAGGCGCAGGCGACGAGTTGCAAGGTATCAAAAAAGGCGTGATCGAGCTCGCTGATGCGATCGTCGTGAATAAGGCCGATGGCGATAATAAGATGAAGGCTGATATGGCACGCGTTGAGTATTCGCGCGTGCTGCATTTCTTGCATCCGTTCACGCCGGGTTGGAAGCCGAAAGCAATGGCCTGTTCCGCGCTTGAAGGCGAGGGCGTTGAAAAGGTATGGGAGCTTGTGATGCAATTTCGAGATGAGATGACCGCCACAGGCGTCTTTGAGAAACGCCGCCAAGAGCAGAATGTCGATTGGTTCAACTCTCTATTACAGCTAGCTGTCATGCAGCGCTTCACGGAACAAAACGGTCCTCGTATTCAAAATATGGAGACAGCAGTGGGACTCGGCGAAATCCCAGTATCGATGGCGCTGAGCGAATTGCTGGACGCTTAG
- a CDS encoding sulfite exporter TauE/SafE family protein translates to MFDYQTVYNGATAMVAGLITSVHCVAMCGPLSCAFTPTRAEDASPQLVLTCYHLAKLFAYGLVGALAGAFGSVVIRSVEDSWLNYLPWILVVFFVIVAFRLDRFLPKPKWLGSIYRRCTARFFKLSKPVAAAMIGFASPLLPCGPLYMIFGLALFSGSALKGAEFAIGFGLGTLPLLWLAQSQFMRLNQRVSSKWLLRIQRSVAFIAALVIAWRLRTTLGIEGAEDWMCHPF, encoded by the coding sequence GTGTTTGATTACCAGACAGTTTATAATGGCGCCACTGCGATGGTGGCCGGGTTGATTACGAGTGTGCACTGCGTAGCGATGTGCGGCCCACTTTCGTGTGCCTTCACGCCTACGCGCGCCGAGGATGCCAGTCCACAGTTGGTGTTGACCTGTTACCATTTGGCAAAGTTGTTTGCCTACGGGTTGGTGGGTGCTCTGGCTGGTGCCTTTGGAAGTGTCGTGATTCGCTCGGTCGAGGACTCGTGGCTAAACTACCTGCCTTGGATACTCGTGGTGTTTTTTGTGATCGTGGCATTTAGGCTGGATCGATTTTTGCCAAAGCCGAAGTGGCTCGGGAGCATCTACCGGCGCTGCACAGCTCGCTTCTTTAAGCTTTCGAAGCCAGTGGCAGCTGCGATGATCGGTTTTGCCAGTCCGCTGCTGCCCTGCGGCCCGCTCTATATGATCTTCGGCCTAGCCTTGTTTTCAGGCTCGGCATTAAAAGGGGCGGAGTTCGCGATCGGGTTTGGCCTAGGCACGTTGCCGCTGCTCTGGTTGGCGCAGAGCCAATTCATGCGCCTCAACCAGCGTGTGAGTTCGAAGTGGCTACTACGTATTCAGCGCAGTGTGGCTTTCATTGCCGCGTTGGTGATCGCCTGGCGCTTACGCACGACGCTCGGTATCGAGGGGGCGGAGGATTGGATGTGCCACCCGTTCTAG
- a CDS encoding AEC family transporter, with protein MLHVINTLTPVFLVIALGYYLGKKAILSESFLGELNRLLFRVCLPALIVHSMATATEIPEGTGIIILLFILATFAVIGLSIPASRLLRLPRARVGTFVQATFRGNLAYVGIPIILYALRDAPAETVASVIAQTMFVFAPAMVIYNVVSVFFLVSSHEASAGESLNKIVIQILKNPLILAALIGFCLYTLPFDLPRALLDTLQFTGQIAAPASLICVGGSMAFVSMEGRYRSALVATALKIVAVPAIAYFLATIFQVEGHSRLILLVLSATPTAVASYVMAKELHGDEALAAGSIILSTALSAVSLAVVIALCS; from the coding sequence GTGCTTCATGTAATCAATACACTCACACCGGTCTTTCTCGTGATCGCCCTCGGCTATTACTTAGGCAAGAAAGCGATCCTATCGGAAAGCTTCCTCGGTGAGTTAAACCGCTTATTATTCAGGGTCTGCCTCCCCGCACTGATCGTGCATAGTATGGCGACCGCCACCGAGATTCCCGAAGGCACGGGAATCATCATACTGCTGTTCATACTGGCGACATTCGCCGTTATCGGCCTATCGATACCGGCCAGCCGACTGCTACGCTTACCCCGTGCCCGCGTGGGCACGTTTGTGCAAGCCACCTTTCGCGGGAACCTCGCTTACGTCGGCATCCCCATCATTCTCTACGCCCTGCGCGATGCCCCCGCCGAAACCGTCGCATCCGTGATCGCTCAGACAATGTTTGTTTTTGCCCCCGCAATGGTCATTTACAACGTCGTCTCTGTCTTCTTTCTAGTCAGTAGCCACGAAGCCAGCGCCGGAGAAAGCCTGAATAAAATAGTCATCCAGATTCTCAAGAATCCACTTATCTTAGCAGCGCTGATCGGATTCTGTCTCTACACACTCCCCTTCGACCTCCCACGCGCCTTACTCGACACGCTACAATTCACCGGCCAAATCGCCGCGCCCGCGTCACTGATCTGTGTCGGCGGCAGCATGGCATTCGTCTCGATGGAAGGACGCTACCGCAGTGCACTCGTCGCGACCGCACTCAAAATAGTGGCCGTCCCCGCAATCGCTTACTTCCTCGCAACGATCTTCCAAGTCGAAGGACACAGCCGACTCATTCTACTCGTGCTCAGCGCCACACCCACGGCAGTCGCCTCCTACGTCATGGCCAAAGAACTCCACGGCGACGAAGCCCTCGCCGCAGGCTCCATCATCCTCAGCACCGCGCTCAGCGCAGTCAGCCTCGCGGTGGTGATCGCACTGTGTTCGTAA
- a CDS encoding S24/S26 family peptidase, with protein MLKTLLLLAALFAGCCFVGCSSTSQSNATFAPLDYDEAFKLGQMVKFRDSGAYMARTSGVSMEPVLTKNTIIIVRPIEFDDLEAGMTVGYTTKEGVRVLHQLIRRAGPEAWVAKGINNTREDKERVTRKNLLGVLYTVLYNEASEPTAR; from the coding sequence ATGTTGAAAACGCTTCTACTACTTGCGGCACTATTTGCTGGCTGTTGCTTCGTCGGTTGCAGTTCCACCTCGCAGAGTAACGCCACCTTTGCGCCTCTGGACTATGATGAAGCGTTCAAGCTCGGGCAGATGGTTAAGTTTCGCGACAGTGGTGCCTATATGGCGCGCACCAGTGGCGTTTCGATGGAGCCGGTGTTAACGAAGAATACGATCATCATCGTGCGGCCAATTGAATTTGATGACCTAGAGGCCGGGATGACGGTTGGTTATACGACTAAGGAGGGTGTTCGTGTGCTACACCAATTGATACGTCGAGCTGGTCCGGAGGCATGGGTCGCGAAGGGCATTAATAATACTCGCGAAGATAAAGAACGGGTGACTCGAAAGAATTTACTCGGTGTGCTATATACAGTGCTCTACAACGAAGCATCAGAGCCGACTGCTCGCTAG